One Ahaetulla prasina isolate Xishuangbanna chromosome 10, ASM2864084v1, whole genome shotgun sequence genomic region harbors:
- the ADAD2 gene encoding adenosine deaminase domain-containing protein 2 has product MQRPQLVEAPLQASRAATCVLSDQGSLQKSFHEERCAAVTKIMCEILLKEQPAYQDCLGSVAAFILEREVSGSQGPCKETYELVALGTGDGCSNGWMEFDGRKVHDLHGLVVARRALMRYFYKQLLLCCSQDPAALEQSIFCQVEDGEHLRLKPRCYLHLYLSQMPHGAVRKLDPPLLKPNPSVDLHLSVKGQLKPVSDCSPTMLSAYIYCASGSDKLTRWTVLGVQGALLSHFLHPVYITSIVLADPYHNHDILCRVLNERVQLGPEDGLPEPYGHKKIYLFEGPPTAPLSSPSEGGSLSLNWCTGDEMLECVNGAVGKAVRDIADPGSKSRPSRLCKAAMLKSFRKVAQGMKREDLMLLSMYHEAKVQATTYQSAKLQLYTHLNVRDLSKWPQKQLVDTFCR; this is encoded by the exons ATGCAGCGCCCCCAACTCGTGGAAGCCCCGCTGCAGGCGTCCCGAGCGGCAACTTGCGTGTTGAGCGATCAGGGAAGCTTGCAAA AATCTTTCCATGAAGAGCGATGCGCAGCAGTCACCAAAATCATGTGTGAAATCCTTCTCAAGGAACAGCCAGCCTACCAGGACTGTTTGGGCAGCGTGGCGGCCTTCATCCTGGAGCGAG aggtgtcCGGCAGCCAGGGCCCCTGCAAAGAGACTTACGAGCTGGTGGCCCTGGGGACAGGAGACGGTTGCTCCAACGGCTGGATGGAATTCGATGGCCGGAAAGTCCACGACTTGCATGGGCTGGTGGTGGCTCGCCGAGCGCTGATGAG ATACTTTTACAAGCAGCTCCTGCTGTGCTGTAGCCAGGATCCGGCCGCATTGGAACAGAGCATCTTTTGCCAGGTGGAAGATGGGGAACACCTAAGATTGAAGCCCCGGTGCTACCTGCACCTGTACCTGAGCCAAATGCCACATGGAGCAGTGAGAAAACTCGA CCCCCCTTTATTGAAGCCCAACCCTTCGGTCGATCTGCACCTCAGTGTCAAAGGGCAGCTGAAGCCTGTCTCGGATTGCAGCCCCACCATGTTGTCCGCCTACATCTACTGTGCCTCTGGCAGCGACAAACTGACCCGCTGGACTGTCCTGGGGGTCCAAGGGGCCCTGCTCAGCCACTTCCTTCATCCCGTGTACATTACCAGCATCGTCCTAG CTGACCCTTATCACAACCACGACATTCTCTGTCGGGTCCTCAACGAGCGTGTGCAGCTAGGACCGGAGGATGGCTTGCCCGAACCGTATGGTCACAAGAAGATCTACCTCTTCGAAGGCCCCCCCACAGCCCCTCTCAGCTCCCCGTCAGAAGGCGGCTCGCTGAGTCTGAACTGGTGCACAGGAGACGAGATGCTGGAATGTGTGAACGGAGCTGTCGGGAAGGCCGTAAGGGA CATTGCAGATCCAGGAAGCAAGTCCCGACCTAGCCGGCTGTGTAAGGCTGCCATGTTGAAATCCTTCAGGAAGGTGGCCCAGGGGATGAAGAGGGAGGACCTGATGTTGCTATCCATGTATCATGAAGCCAAG GTTCAAGCCACAACTTATCAGAGTGCAAAGCTCCAACTATACACCCACCTAAATGTTCGGGATTTGAGCAAGTGGCCTCAAAAGCAGCTGGTGGACACTTTTTGCAGATAG
- the LOC131204608 gene encoding ras-related protein ORAB-1-like, which yields MSTISPEYDYLFKLLLIGDSGVGKSCLLLRFADDTYTDSYISTIGVDFKIRTIELEGRTIKLQIWDTAGQERFRTITSSYYRGAHGIIIVYDVTDQDSFNNMHLWLDEITRYASENVNKLIVGNKSDLSSKKAVDYTTAKEYADSLAVPFLETSAKNATNVEQAFLTMAAEIKNRVSSGPTQNDSHKSAVHIQSGPLRQDGTGAGEDGGRGCC from the exons ATGTCAACCATCAGCCCCGAATA CGATTATTTATTTAAGTTGCTGCTCATTGGAGATTCCGGAGTGGGGAAGTCCTGCCTCCTCCTACGATTTGCG GATGACACCTACACAGACAGTTACATTAGTACCATCGGAGTGGACTTCAAAATCCGGACCATCGAGCTGGAAGGAAGGACCATCAAATTGCAAATT TGGGACACAGCTGGCCAGGAGCGCTTCCGAACCATCACCTCCAGCTACTACCGAGGCGCGCACGGCATTATCATCGTCTACGATGTGACGGACCAG GATTCGTTCAACAACATGCATCTTTGGCTGGATGAAATTACTCGCTATGCCAGCGAAAACGTCAACAAGCTGATTGTGGGAAACAAGAGTGATCTTTCCAGCAAGAAAGCGGTGGATTACACAACTGCCAAG GAATATGCCGACTCGCTGGCCGTGCCCTTCCTGGAGACAAGCGCCAAGAATGCCACCAATGTTGAGCAGGCTTTCTTGACCATGGCGGCCGAGATCAAGAACCGGGTCAGCAGCGGCCCGACGCAGAACGACAGCCACAAATCGGCCGTCCACATCCAGAGCGGCCCCTTACGGCAAGACGGCACCGGGGCCGGCGAAGACGGGGGCAGAGGATGCTGTTAA